In one window of Pseudomonas putida DNA:
- the creD gene encoding cell envelope integrity protein CreD: MNKPLSFKLGMIVLLMLLLLIPLLMIGGLIDERQAVRDGVLQDIAQSSSFDQQISGPLLVVPYRKYQRRWIDKDGKSVQETSTVSGHLYFLPETFEVDSQVDTELRARGIYQARLFHARNRISGRFKLPERWGVDKDYEDYRFDKPFMVVGISDIRGIENALELSLDDQRLPFEAGTGLDWMAGGVHVTLPGLDGQAAREFGYAFDLALQGTGQLHVLPVGRSSRVEMHANWPHPSFIGSYLPASREIDAQGFTARWQTSFFATNLEDALRQCAGADKCADFSGRTFGVSFVDPVDQYLRSERAIKYALLFIALTFAGFFLFEVLKNLSVHPMQYVLVGAALALFYLLLLSLSEHLGFGLAYGLSAGACVLLIGFYLSHVLHSPVRGVGFAAGLAALYGLLYGLLSAEDYALLMGSLLCFGLLGVFMVLTRRLDWSRVGRAA; encoded by the coding sequence ATGAACAAGCCCCTGAGTTTCAAGCTCGGCATGATCGTCCTGCTGATGCTGCTGTTATTGATCCCTCTGTTGATGATTGGTGGCCTGATCGATGAACGGCAGGCCGTGCGCGATGGTGTGCTGCAGGACATCGCCCAGAGTTCGAGCTTCGACCAGCAGATCAGCGGCCCGCTGCTGGTGGTGCCGTACCGCAAGTACCAGCGCCGCTGGATCGACAAGGACGGCAAGAGTGTGCAGGAAACCAGCACCGTCAGCGGCCACCTGTACTTCCTGCCGGAAACCTTCGAGGTCGACAGCCAGGTCGATACCGAACTGCGCGCCCGCGGCATTTACCAGGCGCGGTTGTTCCATGCCAGGAACCGTATCAGTGGCCGCTTCAAGCTGCCTGAGCGCTGGGGCGTCGACAAGGACTACGAAGACTACCGGTTCGACAAGCCGTTCATGGTGGTGGGCATCAGCGATATCCGAGGCATCGAGAATGCCCTGGAACTGAGCCTCGACGATCAGCGCCTGCCGTTCGAAGCAGGCACCGGCCTGGACTGGATGGCCGGTGGAGTGCACGTCACCCTGCCTGGGCTGGATGGCCAGGCTGCCCGCGAGTTCGGCTATGCCTTCGACCTGGCGTTGCAGGGCACCGGACAACTCCATGTGCTGCCAGTGGGGCGCAGCAGCCGGGTCGAGATGCACGCCAACTGGCCCCATCCGAGCTTCATCGGCAGCTACTTGCCGGCCAGCCGTGAGATCGATGCCCAGGGTTTCACCGCGCGCTGGCAGACCTCGTTCTTTGCCACCAACCTGGAAGACGCGCTGCGCCAATGCGCCGGTGCGGACAAGTGCGCGGATTTCAGTGGGCGCACCTTCGGTGTGAGCTTCGTCGATCCGGTGGACCAGTACCTCAGGAGCGAGCGTGCGATCAAGTATGCGCTGCTGTTCATCGCACTGACCTTTGCCGGCTTCTTCCTGTTCGAGGTGTTGAAGAACCTCAGCGTGCACCCGATGCAATACGTGCTGGTGGGGGCGGCGCTGGCGCTGTTCTACCTGTTGCTGCTGTCACTGTCGGAACACCTGGGTTTTGGCCTGGCCTATGGCTTGTCGGCAGGGGCCTGCGTGCTGCTGATCGGCTTCTACTTGAGCCATGTGCTGCACAGCCCGGTACGCGGGGTGGGTTTTGCGGCGGGGTTGGCGGCGCTCTATGGGCTGCTGTACGGGCTGCTGAGCGCGGAGGACTATGCGCTGTTGATGGGCTCGCTGCTGTGCTTTGGCTTGCTTGGCGTGTTCATGGTGCTGACCCGGCGGCTGGACTGGTCGCGGGTGGGGAGGGCGGCATGA
- a CDS encoding glutathione S-transferase — protein sequence MVLFHAPLSPFVRKVLLVLHETGQLDRVRLQTVNISPVSGDEQLNQDNPIGKIPALRLEDGSVLHDSRVICEYLDSQHVGNPLIPREGSARWRRLTLASQADAIMDAAVSSRYESFLRPEDKRWDGWLQAQSQKIRRGLADLEQHHLAEIASGFDIAAIGAACALGYLDLRQPEFGWREQQPGLAEWYAQVSQRASMLATVPVA from the coding sequence ATGGTGCTGTTCCATGCGCCGCTGTCGCCTTTCGTGCGCAAGGTCTTGCTGGTGCTGCACGAGACCGGTCAGCTCGACCGCGTACGCCTGCAAACCGTCAACATCAGCCCGGTGAGCGGTGACGAGCAGCTCAACCAGGACAATCCGATCGGCAAGATCCCGGCCCTGCGCCTGGAAGACGGTAGCGTGCTGCACGACAGCCGGGTGATCTGCGAGTACCTCGACAGCCAGCACGTCGGCAACCCGCTGATCCCCCGCGAGGGCTCGGCGCGCTGGCGGCGCCTGACCCTGGCCTCCCAGGCCGATGCGATCATGGATGCGGCGGTGTCGAGCCGCTATGAAAGCTTCCTGCGTCCTGAGGACAAGCGCTGGGATGGCTGGCTGCAGGCGCAGTCACAGAAAATCCGCCGAGGCCTGGCGGATCTTGAGCAGCATCACCTGGCAGAGATCGCCTCCGGCTTCGACATCGCCGCGATCGGCGCGGCCTGCGCGCTGGGCTACCTGGACCTGCGCCAGCCGGAGTTCGGCTGGCGTGAACAACAGCCTGGGCTGGCTGAATGGTATGCCCAAGTGAGCCAGCGCGCGTCGATGCTGGCTACCGTGCCGGTCGCCTGA
- the msrA gene encoding peptide-methionine (S)-S-oxide reductase MsrA, with protein MVLRSEILVNKNVMPTAEQALPGRETPMPLPEFHYVFEGTPLLGPFFEGSIDFAIFGLGCFWGAERRFWQREGVVSTVVGYAGGFTPNPTYEEVCSGLTGHTEVVLVVFDKDKVSYRELLAMFWELHNPTQGMRQGNDIGTQYRSAIYCTSPEQLEQAKASRDAFQAELNKAGFGEITTEIDQAPTVYFAEAYHQQYLAKNPEGYCGIGGTGVCLPPSLQGN; from the coding sequence ATGGTCCTGCGCTCGGAAATCCTCGTGAACAAAAACGTCATGCCCACTGCCGAACAGGCCCTGCCCGGCCGCGAAACTCCCATGCCCCTGCCCGAATTCCACTATGTGTTCGAAGGCACCCCCCTGCTCGGCCCATTCTTCGAGGGCAGCATCGACTTCGCCATCTTCGGCCTGGGCTGCTTCTGGGGCGCCGAACGACGCTTCTGGCAGCGTGAAGGCGTGGTCAGCACCGTGGTCGGCTACGCCGGCGGTTTCACCCCGAACCCGACCTACGAAGAGGTCTGCTCGGGGCTGACCGGCCACACCGAGGTGGTACTGGTGGTGTTCGACAAGGACAAGGTCAGCTACCGCGAACTGCTGGCGATGTTCTGGGAACTGCACAACCCGACCCAGGGTATGCGCCAGGGCAACGACATCGGCACCCAGTACCGCTCGGCCATCTATTGCACCTCGCCCGAGCAACTGGAGCAGGCCAAGGCCAGCCGCGATGCTTTCCAGGCCGAGCTGAACAAGGCCGGTTTCGGCGAGATCACCACCGAGATCGACCAGGCGCCGACCGTGTACTTCGCCGAGGCCTACCACCAGCAGTACCTGGCCAAGAACCCCGAAGGCTACTGCGGCATCGGTGGCACTGGCGTGTGCCTGCCGCCCAGCCTGCAGGGTAATTGA
- a CDS encoding putative bifunctional diguanylate cyclase/phosphodiesterase yields the protein MKSQPDAASRVAAEVVTQLPVPSRLGMLRFERLNEASWAMLYLDPGCDRQFGLPAAELCALIGSPYASLMEPEARYKLHDEIQLQLARRNHYRVRYTLHAGSGPLRLLEVGEAYKQHNRQLLRGYLTVLDDQAEETPGQDANDLESRNSRLQLALQLNQRAQQEQLEHLERVRAQQDLILRLARQRYSASNSLLEAAELITRSACEIYKLDCASIWYLNEQRLEPITAWFQHEQAHRLPQPIDASHYPDYLDALHASRAIDAHNASHDPRTRDMVQGLLNTADNAMLDASIRVDGQVVGVLCLEQTGQPRAWQSDEIAFAGELADQFAQVITNHNRRTATSALHLFQRAVEQSASAFLLVNRDGVVEYVNPSFTAITQYSTDEVQGHHLAELPALENLSQILFDSPSSLAMGNSWQGEFKSRRKSLEPYWGQLSISKVYGDNRELTHYIGIYEDVTQSKLAQQRIERLAYTDNLTSLGNRPAFIRSLDERFARDGDSPICLLLVDIDNFKRINDSLGHQTGDKLLISLARRLRNSLSSGGSLARFASNEFAVLLDDTSLEDGQNIAQQLLRTLDKPMFVDNQLINVTASVGLACAPLHGADPQTLMKNAGLALHKAKANGKHQVQVFTEVLNAEASYKLFVENNLRRALTQNELEVFYQPKLCLRSGRLLGLEALLRWNHPERGMIRPDQFISVAEETGLIIPIGKWVVRQSCRMSQELREAGMGNLHVAINLSPKQFSDPELVSSIGAILKEEALPPHLLELELTEGLLLEATEDTRRQLDELKQLGLTLAMDDFGTGYSSLSYLKKFPIDIIKIDRSFISEIPANQDDMEITSAVVAMAHNLKLKVVAEGIETSEQLAFLRRHRCDVGQGYLFDRPIPGRELVDKLRRYPRGPVA from the coding sequence ATGAAAAGCCAACCCGATGCCGCCAGCCGTGTGGCGGCCGAGGTCGTGACGCAGTTACCCGTGCCCTCGCGGCTCGGGATGCTGCGTTTCGAGCGGCTGAACGAAGCCAGTTGGGCGATGCTCTACCTCGACCCTGGCTGCGATCGCCAGTTCGGCCTGCCCGCGGCCGAGCTCTGCGCCCTGATCGGCTCGCCCTATGCCAGCCTCATGGAGCCTGAAGCGCGCTACAAGCTGCATGACGAGATCCAACTGCAACTGGCGCGGCGCAACCACTACCGCGTGCGCTATACCCTGCACGCGGGCTCCGGGCCCCTGCGCTTGCTGGAAGTCGGCGAGGCCTACAAGCAGCACAATCGCCAGCTGCTGCGCGGCTACCTCACGGTGCTGGACGACCAGGCCGAGGAAACCCCAGGCCAGGACGCAAACGATCTCGAGTCACGCAACAGCCGCCTGCAGCTGGCCCTGCAACTCAACCAGCGCGCCCAGCAGGAGCAACTCGAACACCTGGAGCGGGTGCGTGCCCAGCAGGACCTGATCCTGCGCCTGGCACGCCAGCGCTACAGCGCCAGCAACTCCTTGCTCGAAGCGGCCGAACTGATCACCCGTAGCGCCTGCGAAATCTACAAACTCGACTGCGCCAGCATCTGGTACCTCAACGAGCAACGCCTGGAACCGATCACCGCCTGGTTCCAGCACGAGCAGGCCCACCGCCTGCCGCAGCCGATCGACGCCAGCCACTACCCGGATTACCTCGACGCCCTGCACGCCAGCCGCGCCATCGACGCCCACAACGCCAGCCATGACCCACGCACCCGGGACATGGTCCAGGGCCTGCTCAACACCGCCGACAATGCCATGCTCGATGCCAGTATCCGCGTCGACGGCCAGGTAGTCGGCGTGCTCTGTCTGGAGCAGACCGGCCAGCCGCGGGCCTGGCAGTCCGACGAAATCGCCTTTGCCGGTGAGCTGGCCGACCAGTTCGCCCAGGTCATCACCAACCACAACCGCCGCACCGCCACCAGCGCCCTGCACCTGTTCCAGCGCGCGGTAGAGCAAAGCGCCAGCGCCTTCCTGCTGGTCAACCGCGACGGGGTGGTGGAGTACGTCAACCCAAGCTTCACCGCCATTACCCAGTACAGCACCGACGAAGTGCAGGGCCACCACCTGGCCGAGCTGCCGGCACTGGAAAACCTCAGCCAGATCCTGTTCGACTCACCGTCGAGCCTGGCCATGGGCAACAGCTGGCAAGGTGAATTCAAGAGCCGGCGCAAGAGCCTGGAGCCCTACTGGGGCCAGTTATCGATTTCCAAGGTGTATGGCGACAACCGCGAGCTGACCCACTACATCGGCATCTACGAAGACGTCACCCAGAGCAAGCTTGCCCAGCAACGCATCGAGCGCCTGGCCTACACCGACAACCTCACCAGCTTGGGCAACCGCCCGGCGTTCATCCGCAGCCTCGACGAACGCTTCGCTCGCGACGGCGACAGCCCGATCTGCCTGCTGCTGGTCGACATCGATAACTTCAAGCGGATCAACGACAGCCTCGGCCACCAGACCGGCGACAAGCTGCTGATCAGCCTGGCCCGCCGTCTGCGCAACAGCCTCAGCAGCGGTGGCAGCCTGGCGCGCTTTGCCAGCAACGAGTTCGCCGTGCTGCTGGACGACACCAGCCTCGAAGACGGCCAGAACATCGCCCAGCAGTTGCTGCGCACCCTCGACAAACCCATGTTCGTCGACAACCAGCTGATCAACGTCACCGCCTCCGTGGGCCTGGCCTGCGCGCCCCTGCACGGCGCCGACCCGCAGACCCTGATGAAGAACGCAGGCCTGGCCCTGCACAAGGCCAAGGCCAACGGCAAGCATCAGGTCCAGGTGTTCACCGAAGTGCTCAACGCCGAGGCCAGCTACAAGCTGTTCGTCGAGAACAACCTGCGCCGGGCCCTGACCCAGAACGAGCTGGAGGTCTTCTACCAGCCCAAGCTGTGCCTGCGCAGTGGTCGCCTGCTGGGCCTGGAGGCGCTGCTGCGCTGGAACCACCCCGAGCGCGGCATGATCCGCCCCGACCAGTTCATCAGCGTGGCCGAGGAGACCGGCCTGATCATCCCCATCGGCAAATGGGTGGTGCGCCAGTCGTGCCGCATGAGCCAGGAATTGCGCGAGGCCGGCATGGGCAACCTGCATGTGGCGATCAACCTGTCGCCCAAGCAGTTTTCCGACCCCGAGCTGGTTAGCTCGATTGGCGCCATTCTCAAGGAAGAAGCGCTACCCCCGCACCTGCTGGAGCTGGAGCTGACCGAGGGCCTGCTGCTTGAAGCCACCGAAGACACCCGGCGCCAGCTCGACGAGCTCAAGCAGCTGGGTCTGACCCTGGCCATGGATGACTTCGGTACCGGCTATTCATCGCTGAGCTACCTGAAGAAGTTTCCCATCGACATCATCAAGATCGATCGCAGCTTCATCAGCGAGATCCCCGCCAACCAGGACGACATGGAGATCACCTCGGCGGTGGTGGCCATGGCCCACAACCTCAAGCTCAAGGTGGTCGCCGAAGGCATCGAGACCTCCGAACAACTGGCATTCCTGCGTCGCCACCGCTGTGACGTCGGCCAGGGCTATCTGTTCGACCGGCCGATCCCCGGGCGCGAGCTGGTCGACAAGCTCAGGCGCTACCCGCGCGGGCCGGTGGCCTGA
- the aceF gene encoding dihydrolipoyllysine-residue acetyltransferase produces MSELIRVPDIGSGEGEIIELFVKVGDRIEADQSLLTLESDKASMEIPAPKAGVIKELKVKLGDRLKEGDELLVLEAEGAAAAPEAPAAAPAADAPAAAAPAAEAAPAPAPAAAPAAASVQDIHVPDIGSSGKAKIIEVLVKVGDTVEADQSLITLESDKASMEIPSPAAGVVEEVLCKLEDEVGTGDLIFKLKVAGAAPAAAPAPAAAPEAAKAEAAPAAAPAAAAAAAPAAAPAPVATAPAAGSNAKVHAGPAVRQLAREFGVDLGAVAATGPHGRILKEDVQVYVKAMMQKAKEAPAAAGATGGAGIPPIPAVDFSKFGEVEEVALTRLMQVGAANLHRSWLNVPHVTQFDSADITELEAFRVAQKAVAEKAGVKLTVLPLLLKACAHLLKELPDFNSSLAPSGKAIIRKKYVNVGFAVDTPDGLLVPVIKNVDQKSLLQLAGEAAALAEKARTKKLSADDMQGACFTISSLGHIGGTGFTPIVNAPEVAILGVSKATIQPVWDGKAFQPKLMLPLSLSYDHRVINGAAAARFTKRLGDLLTDIRTLLL; encoded by the coding sequence GTGAGCGAACTCATTCGCGTACCTGACATCGGCAGCGGTGAAGGTGAAATCATCGAACTGTTCGTCAAGGTCGGCGACCGCATCGAAGCGGACCAGAGCCTGCTGACCCTGGAGTCGGACAAGGCCTCCATGGAGATCCCGGCCCCCAAGGCCGGCGTCATCAAGGAGCTGAAGGTCAAGCTGGGCGATCGCCTGAAAGAAGGCGACGAACTGCTGGTCCTGGAAGCCGAGGGCGCCGCTGCGGCGCCTGAGGCTCCGGCCGCCGCTCCGGCTGCTGACGCCCCTGCGGCCGCAGCACCCGCCGCTGAAGCCGCCCCTGCTCCTGCGCCTGCCGCAGCACCGGCTGCCGCCAGCGTGCAGGACATCCACGTGCCGGATATCGGTTCGTCGGGCAAGGCCAAGATCATCGAAGTGCTGGTCAAGGTCGGCGACACCGTCGAAGCCGACCAGTCGCTGATCACCCTGGAATCCGACAAGGCTTCCATGGAAATCCCATCGCCTGCCGCTGGCGTGGTCGAGGAAGTCCTGTGCAAGCTGGAAGATGAAGTCGGCACTGGCGACCTGATCTTCAAGCTGAAAGTCGCGGGCGCAGCTCCGGCTGCCGCTCCGGCACCTGCTGCTGCCCCCGAAGCCGCCAAGGCCGAAGCTGCTCCGGCCGCCGCACCCGCCGCTGCCGCCGCTGCCGCCCCAGCTGCTGCCCCTGCACCGGTTGCTACCGCACCGGCTGCTGGCAGCAACGCCAAGGTTCACGCAGGCCCTGCCGTTCGTCAGCTGGCGCGTGAATTCGGTGTCGACCTGGGCGCTGTTGCCGCCACTGGCCCGCACGGCCGCATCCTGAAAGAAGACGTGCAGGTCTACGTCAAGGCGATGATGCAGAAGGCCAAGGAAGCTCCGGCAGCCGCCGGTGCGACCGGTGGTGCCGGCATCCCGCCGATCCCGGCCGTGGACTTCAGCAAGTTCGGTGAAGTCGAGGAAGTCGCCCTGACACGCCTGATGCAGGTCGGTGCTGCCAACCTGCACCGCAGCTGGCTGAACGTACCGCACGTGACCCAGTTCGATTCCGCCGACATCACCGAGCTGGAAGCCTTCCGCGTTGCGCAGAAGGCCGTGGCGGAGAAGGCCGGCGTCAAGCTGACCGTTCTGCCGCTGCTGCTCAAGGCCTGTGCCCACCTGCTCAAGGAGCTGCCGGACTTCAACAGTTCGCTGGCGCCGAGCGGCAAGGCCATCATCCGCAAGAAGTACGTCAACGTCGGCTTCGCCGTGGACACCCCGGATGGCCTGCTGGTCCCTGTGATCAAGAACGTCGACCAGAAGAGCCTGCTGCAACTGGCTGGCGAAGCAGCTGCGCTGGCTGAAAAAGCCCGCACCAAGAAGCTGTCGGCCGACGACATGCAGGGTGCCTGCTTCACCATCTCCAGCCTCGGTCACATTGGCGGCACCGGCTTCACGCCGATCGTCAACGCGCCGGAAGTGGCGATCCTCGGTGTTTCCAAGGCGACCATCCAGCCAGTCTGGGACGGCAAGGCCTTCCAGCCGAAGCTGATGCTGCCGCTGTCGCTGTCCTACGATCACCGTGTGATCAACGGCGCTGCCGCTGCGCGCTTCACCAAGCGCCTGGGCGACCTGCTGACGGACATCCGCACGCTGCTGCTGTAA